Below is a window of bacterium DNA.
CAAGAAACGTCCCTCCAATGCATCATTAAATATCTCTGGCAAATTTAAAACGATTTTTTTTGGACCCGAGATTGTTATATTTCAATTCCGCCCGGACTTCTCCCCAACTAACCTTGGGTTGCGATCCGCGGCGGAAATTTAATTCATTTTTCAACTTCCAGGCTCCCCAATCAGGATGTGCCTTGACCAAACCCCGAATACGGTCAATCAACGGCAGCAAAGACGATGATGGCTTCTTGGGCGCTCCCATTGCCGGCTGTGATGCCGCCGCAGGTTGCACCACTGAAACCGGAGACGGCGCAGACGCTGCTGCCGGTCTGGTAACCTGCGGAGCAACGGGTCTGACCGCGGCCGGAGTAACGCGGGGTGCAACCGGCTGAGGTGCCGGGTTGGGTGGTGGCGCGAATTTGGCCGGCGCTGCGACGACCGGTTTCGGCTGAGATTTTTCAACCGGCGCTGTTCCGGGTTCAAAAAGCCTGACGGCATCGGCAACCGTGTTCGCTGATGTCAGAAT
It encodes the following:
- a CDS encoding STAS domain-containing protein, with product MEGIQIAVETTGAQKDLYVVKISGYIDTTTSGELERVIQGLLREQHYKIIIDLQSVDYISSAGWGIFISEIKNIRTHHGDLKLALMSETVNEVYELLEFSTILTSANTVADAVRLFEPGTAPVEKSQPKPVVAAPAKFAPPPNPAPQPVAPRVTPAAVRPVAPQVTRPAAASAPSPVSVVQPAAASQPAMGAPKKPSSSLLPLIDRIRGLVKAHPDWGAWKLKNELNFRRGSQPKVSWGEVRAELKYNNLGSKKNRFKFARDI